Proteins from a single region of Chryseobacterium sp. W4I1:
- the lpdA gene encoding dihydrolipoyl dehydrogenase: protein MNYDIIVIGSGPGGYVTAIRAAQLGFKTAIVEKENLGGICLNWGCIPTKALLKSAQVFHYINHAEDYGLNKVEASFEFPNVIQRSRGVANKMSKGIEFLMKKNKIDVILGTAKVQKGKKVSVTDKDGKVTEYAAENIIIATGARSRELPNLPQDGKKVIGYRQALSLPEQPKSMIVVGSGAIGVEFADFYNTMGTKVTVVEFMPNIVPVEDEEISKHLEKSLKKTGIEIMTNASVESVDTSGEGVKATVKTANGNITLEADILLSAVGIAANIENIGLEEVGIQTDKGRVLVNEWYETSVPGYFAIGDIIPTQALAHVASAEGITCVEKIKGMHVEKIDYGNIPGCTYCHPEVASVGLTEKQAKEKGYEIKVGKFPLSASGKATANGNTDGFIKVIFDAKYGEWLGCHMIGEGVTDMVAEAVVARKLETTGHEIIKSIHPHPTVSEAIMEAAAAAYGEVIHI, encoded by the coding sequence ATGAACTACGATATCATTGTCATCGGAAGCGGTCCTGGCGGTTATGTTACTGCGATCAGAGCAGCACAATTAGGTTTCAAAACTGCAATTGTCGAGAAAGAAAACTTAGGAGGTATCTGTCTGAACTGGGGATGTATTCCTACGAAAGCTTTACTGAAGTCTGCACAGGTTTTTCATTATATCAACCATGCTGAAGACTATGGTCTGAATAAAGTGGAGGCAAGTTTTGAATTTCCAAACGTGATCCAGAGAAGCCGTGGAGTAGCCAACAAAATGAGCAAAGGAATTGAATTCCTGATGAAGAAGAACAAGATCGATGTGATCCTGGGTACTGCTAAAGTTCAGAAAGGTAAAAAAGTTTCTGTTACAGATAAAGACGGTAAGGTGACTGAATATGCAGCAGAAAATATCATTATTGCAACAGGAGCACGTTCTAGAGAGCTGCCAAACCTTCCTCAGGATGGTAAAAAAGTGATAGGATACAGACAGGCATTATCTCTTCCTGAGCAGCCGAAATCTATGATCGTGGTAGGTTCAGGTGCTATCGGGGTAGAATTTGCCGACTTCTATAATACAATGGGAACTAAAGTAACCGTTGTAGAATTCATGCCAAATATCGTTCCTGTAGAAGACGAAGAAATTTCTAAGCACTTAGAAAAATCTCTTAAAAAGACAGGTATCGAGATTATGACTAATGCATCAGTAGAAAGCGTTGACACAAGCGGTGAAGGTGTAAAAGCTACTGTAAAAACAGCAAACGGAAACATCACCCTTGAAGCTGATATTTTACTTTCTGCCGTAGGTATTGCTGCAAACATTGAAAATATAGGATTGGAGGAAGTAGGAATCCAGACAGATAAAGGAAGAGTTTTAGTCAACGAATGGTACGAAACTTCAGTTCCGGGTTACTTTGCTATCGGTGATATTATTCCTACTCAGGCTTTAGCACACGTTGCTTCTGCTGAAGGAATCACTTGTGTAGAAAAGATCAAAGGAATGCATGTTGAAAAGATTGATTACGGCAATATTCCTGGATGTACTTACTGTCATCCTGAAGTAGCCTCTGTAGGTCTTACAGAAAAGCAGGCTAAAGAAAAAGGATACGAAATCAAAGTAGGTAAATTCCCTCTTTCTGCAAGTGGTAAAGCTACTGCTAATGGAAATACAGACGGATTTATCAAAGTTATTTTTGATGCTAAATACGGTGAATGGCTAGGATGCCACATGATTGGAGAAGGAGTTACAGATATGGTTGCAGAAGCCGTAGTGGCCAGAAAACTAGAAACTACAGGTCATGAGATTATCAAATCTATCCACCCACACCCTACAGTATCTGAGGCGATCATGGAAGCAGCAGCTGCAGCTTATGGTGAAGTGATCCACATCTAA
- a CDS encoding YqjF family protein, with protein MATIYTRFLAAPTSYLEKISNKKMNFLKAEWRKLAIINYEIDPEILEKYLPEGTEFDFYQGKCYVSLVGFMFLNTRLLNLSIPFYRNFEEVNLRFYVKKKEKNTWKRGVVFIREIVPKYALSFVANTFYKENYKTMPMNNVIQMNGNKLTVKYSWKDKRWHSLRITADSNAIPMENDSEFEFITEHYFGFTKRKNKTSEYEVCHPKWNYYQIKDYQLDIDFSAIYGEEFEFLNGQTPVSVMLAEGSEIKVNTKKYIR; from the coding sequence ATGGCTACAATTTATACCAGATTTTTAGCAGCGCCTACCTCATACCTCGAAAAAATAAGCAACAAAAAAATGAACTTCCTGAAAGCAGAATGGCGGAAGCTGGCCATCATCAATTATGAAATAGATCCTGAAATTTTGGAGAAATATCTTCCTGAAGGTACGGAATTCGACTTCTACCAAGGAAAGTGCTATGTGAGTTTGGTTGGATTTATGTTTTTAAATACCAGATTACTGAATCTTTCAATTCCTTTTTACCGAAATTTTGAAGAAGTAAATCTGAGATTTTATGTTAAAAAGAAAGAAAAAAATACTTGGAAAAGAGGAGTGGTTTTTATCAGAGAGATTGTTCCTAAATACGCGCTAAGCTTTGTAGCCAATACATTTTATAAAGAGAACTACAAAACAATGCCTATGAATAATGTTATCCAGATGAACGGAAACAAACTGACCGTTAAATATTCCTGGAAAGACAAAAGGTGGCATTCTCTTAGGATCACAGCCGACTCTAATGCAATACCAATGGAAAATGATTCGGAATTTGAATTCATTACAGAACATTATTTCGGTTTCACCAAAAGAAAAAATAAAACCTCAGAATATGAAGTCTGTCACCCGAAATGGAATTATTATCAGATTAAAGATTATCAGCTGGATATAGATTTCAGTGCCATTTATGGAGAAGAATTTGAGTTTCTGAACGGGCAGACTCCTGTTTCAGTAATGCTTGCAGAAGGCTCTGAAATTAAAGTGAATACAAAGAAATATATTAGATGA
- a CDS encoding GbsR/MarR family transcriptional regulator, translating into MKLSEAKEKYIQTWGTFATNWGINRTMAQVHALLLATGKPLSTDEVMEQLEISRGNANMNLRALIDWGIVKKEFVKGDRKEYFIAEKDVWYLFKQITKERRKREIEPVISFLEELKNIEDNDSEEAKEFIKLMSDFSSVTGKINNIMDLAIKSDDHWLVGKITNLLK; encoded by the coding sequence ATGAAACTTTCAGAAGCAAAAGAAAAGTATATCCAAACGTGGGGAACATTCGCGACCAATTGGGGAATCAACCGGACAATGGCACAGGTCCATGCATTGCTTCTGGCTACCGGAAAACCACTTTCTACCGATGAGGTGATGGAGCAGCTGGAGATTTCAAGAGGAAATGCCAATATGAACCTCCGGGCTTTGATAGATTGGGGAATTGTAAAAAAAGAGTTTGTAAAAGGAGACCGTAAAGAATATTTTATTGCAGAAAAAGATGTCTGGTATCTCTTTAAGCAGATCACTAAGGAACGCAGAAAAAGAGAAATAGAACCTGTGATTTCTTTTCTGGAAGAGTTAAAGAACATTGAAGATAATGACTCTGAAGAAGCGAAAGAATTCATCAAACTGATGAGTGATTTCAGTTCTGTGACAGGAAAGATCAACAATATTATGGATTTGGCCATTAAAAGTGATGATCACTGGCTGGTAGGAAAAATTACCAACCTGTTAAAATAG
- a CDS encoding YfbK domain-containing protein, translating to MVLRDSKLIDKKDLNSIESLAKKGKNKDEEGYRSEFIRLIESYKSIQK from the coding sequence TTGGTCCTGAGAGATTCCAAACTGATTGATAAAAAAGACCTCAACAGCATTGAAAGCCTTGCAAAAAAAGGCAAAAATAAAGATGAAGAAGGATACAGATCTGAGTTTATCAGATTGATAGAATCATACAAATCTATTCAGAAATAA
- a CDS encoding von Willebrand factor type A domain-containing protein, whose amino-acid sequence MENNQDIDKRFNDASKLSEEPAVFPGFDKVWAKVEDKLDKKEEKKRALPIWFPYGVAASLIIGLGAFYFINKDKTVENLKPLIVENRTKNHPEKNNIHTIDSTIKSNIEKEAEAGKSSQKRPVLAKSEAIKVPESMGETIAVNKNDEIYASRKSTYSTGEYYIKKKNTVDIPALPRRGGQWKDTTATQNIEEVVLTGFTPKKKQDYTSSVVSIQSNYIASNTVTQALQGSVMGVQIQAFGTKRRKNNEIKNSSNAVNNGYLSNNNQLVIRGMRSLSGTNESLIVINGKIANHDYFKTLNPKKIKSIEVVKGIAASALYGSQGANGIIVVKTKRLSRKEKKRMEEIEQTINSYKQNSASDNEGYDAFVENPFELTKNQPVSTFSIDVDNAAYSNIRRMINNGQTVDKNAVRIEEMMNYFKYDYPQPENKIPFSINTEYSDTPWNPGHKLLKIGLQGRNIPTDNLPNSNLVFLIDVSGSMNEPNKLPLLKSSFKVLLDQLRPQDKVGIVVYAGSAGMVLSPTSAKEKEKIISALDNLQAGGSTAGGAGIELAYKLAQENFIKNGNNRVVIATDGDFNVGASSSSDIKTLIEEKRKSGVFLTCLGFGMGNYKDNTLETLADKGNGNYAYIDNMQEANKFLGKEFAGSMYAIAKDVKIQIEFNPKYVSSYRLVGYENRKLRNEDFTNDKIDAGELGSGHTVTALYEIIPANVKSVFAPQETKLKYSTTSNSKNFGDELGIVKFRYKKPDEDKSVEINQVIKNSDESIESASPVISNLHHRLHGSDWS is encoded by the coding sequence ATGGAAAATAATCAAGATATAGATAAAAGATTCAATGATGCTTCTAAGCTTTCAGAAGAGCCGGCTGTTTTTCCGGGTTTTGATAAAGTTTGGGCTAAAGTTGAAGACAAACTAGATAAAAAAGAAGAGAAAAAGAGAGCACTGCCAATTTGGTTTCCCTATGGAGTTGCGGCAAGTTTAATAATCGGATTGGGTGCATTTTATTTTATCAATAAAGATAAAACTGTTGAAAATTTAAAACCTTTAATTGTAGAGAACAGAACTAAAAACCACCCTGAGAAAAATAATATCCACACGATAGACAGTACAATTAAATCTAATATTGAAAAAGAGGCTGAAGCTGGGAAATCGTCTCAAAAACGACCTGTTTTAGCAAAAAGTGAAGCTATAAAAGTTCCTGAAAGTATGGGTGAAACTATAGCTGTTAATAAGAATGATGAAATCTATGCTTCAAGAAAAAGTACTTACTCAACGGGTGAATATTATATCAAAAAGAAGAATACTGTTGATATCCCGGCTTTGCCAAGAAGGGGCGGGCAATGGAAAGATACAACTGCAACACAGAATATCGAGGAAGTTGTTTTAACAGGATTTACGCCTAAAAAAAAACAGGACTATACCTCAAGTGTTGTGAGTATACAGTCCAATTATATTGCATCAAATACCGTTACTCAGGCACTTCAAGGAAGTGTGATGGGAGTCCAAATACAAGCATTTGGAACTAAAAGAAGAAAGAATAATGAGATTAAAAATAGTTCTAATGCGGTAAATAATGGTTATTTAAGTAACAATAATCAACTTGTTATAAGAGGGATGCGAAGCCTCAGTGGGACCAATGAATCGTTAATCGTTATTAATGGTAAAATAGCGAACCATGATTATTTCAAGACGTTAAATCCTAAAAAGATTAAAAGCATAGAAGTTGTAAAAGGAATTGCTGCGTCGGCATTGTATGGAAGCCAAGGAGCTAACGGAATCATTGTAGTGAAGACGAAAAGACTTTCCAGAAAGGAAAAGAAAAGAATGGAGGAGATAGAACAAACTATCAATTCATATAAACAGAATTCTGCTTCAGATAATGAAGGCTACGATGCGTTTGTAGAAAACCCGTTTGAGCTGACAAAAAACCAGCCGGTATCTACTTTCTCTATTGATGTGGATAATGCTGCCTATTCCAACATAAGAAGAATGATTAATAACGGGCAAACTGTAGATAAAAATGCCGTGAGAATTGAAGAAATGATGAATTATTTCAAGTATGATTACCCTCAGCCTGAAAACAAAATACCATTTTCAATCAATACCGAATATAGCGATACTCCGTGGAATCCCGGTCATAAGCTTTTAAAAATAGGGCTTCAAGGGAGAAATATCCCGACGGATAATCTTCCCAACTCCAATCTGGTATTCCTTATTGATGTTTCCGGATCTATGAATGAACCGAATAAGCTTCCTCTTCTCAAATCATCTTTCAAAGTATTGTTAGATCAGCTTAGACCACAGGATAAAGTAGGAATTGTAGTTTATGCAGGAAGTGCAGGAATGGTTCTTTCACCGACTTCCGCCAAAGAAAAAGAAAAAATAATTTCCGCACTGGACAATTTACAGGCAGGTGGAAGCACAGCTGGCGGAGCAGGAATAGAACTTGCCTACAAACTAGCTCAGGAAAATTTCATTAAAAATGGTAACAATCGTGTAGTTATCGCTACAGATGGAGATTTCAATGTTGGAGCTTCCTCTTCTTCTGATATAAAAACTCTGATTGAAGAAAAACGAAAATCAGGAGTCTTCCTTACCTGTCTTGGTTTTGGGATGGGCAATTATAAAGATAATACGCTTGAAACATTAGCTGATAAAGGAAATGGGAACTATGCTTACATTGATAATATGCAGGAAGCTAATAAATTCCTCGGAAAAGAATTTGCAGGAAGCATGTATGCTATTGCCAAAGATGTGAAAATCCAGATAGAATTCAATCCTAAATATGTAAGTTCTTATCGTCTGGTCGGGTATGAAAACAGGAAGCTGAGAAACGAAGATTTCACCAATGATAAGATCGATGCGGGAGAATTAGGAAGCGGACACACCGTAACGGCTTTATATGAGATTATCCCTGCAAACGTGAAATCAGTCTTTGCCCCCCAAGAAACTAAATTGAAATATTCAACAACTTCGAATTCCAAGAACTTTGGAGACGAATTGGGTATAGTAAAATTCAGATATAAAAAACCTGATGAAGACAAAAGTGTTGAGATCAATCAGGTTATCAAAAATTCTGATGAATCTATAGAATCCGCAAGCCCTGTGATTTCAAATTTGCATCATCGGTTGCATGGTTCGGATTGGTCCTGA
- a CDS encoding RNA polymerase sigma factor translates to MERELLIECQRDSRSAQRKVYEKMAGRLYSVCRRYLKNDEDIEEVLADTFYKIFTKITQLQNLDTFEGWAKKIAVNECLQKLRAAKAQFVSMDDSFIETSGTLSESISFEKDILSLLNFLPEGCRAIFNLFAIEGYPHKEIASMLSISEGTSKSQLNFARKKLQELLINQNI, encoded by the coding sequence ATGGAAAGAGAATTACTAATAGAATGCCAACGTGACAGCCGCAGTGCCCAGCGGAAAGTTTACGAGAAGATGGCCGGCAGGCTGTATTCAGTCTGCAGACGCTATCTCAAAAACGATGAAGATATTGAAGAAGTATTGGCCGATACTTTCTACAAAATATTCACAAAGATCACCCAGCTCCAAAATCTGGACACTTTTGAAGGATGGGCAAAAAAGATTGCCGTCAACGAATGTCTTCAAAAACTGAGAGCTGCCAAAGCGCAGTTTGTTTCTATGGACGACAGTTTTATAGAAACATCCGGCACCTTGTCAGAAAGCATTTCGTTTGAGAAGGATATCCTTAGCCTGCTCAATTTTCTTCCTGAAGGCTGCAGAGCAATATTCAACTTATTTGCAATTGAGGGCTATCCACATAAAGAAATTGCTTCTATGCTTTCTATAAGTGAAGGGACTTCCAAATCCCAGCTCAATTTCGCAAGGAAAAAATTACAGGAACTTTTGATCAATCAAAACATTTAA
- a CDS encoding aminopeptidase C, which yields MKNTKIASLLFVLSAGSMMFAQDDLINKLKNNQSQNANFQFTALKDVGATSVKNQGSSGTCWSYSGNSFLESEMQRMGKKPVDLAEIFTARNSYHDKAKLYVLNNGAISWGDGGELHDVVNMYKKYGAVPQDVYTGLKSGQSLNNFKEMQGKLKPVLDSLVQAGSKGQLTDNWMDSVDAILDEYLGKVPANFTYEGKNYTPKTFAKEVVGINPEDYIEISSYKDYPYYQKFVVPIPDNWSHDSDWNVPMKDLTTIIDNAVNKGYSVGWATDVSEPYFSYKNGVAYVPDMDLSQITAENKQTLFTEPKKDKTITEDMRQKALNNLSTTDDHGMHIVGLAKDQSGKEYYMVKNSWGVTNDFEGYLYVTRPYVEYKSTAILVHKNAVPKSILKQLKPTKNIGL from the coding sequence ATGAAAAATACCAAAATTGCCTCATTACTTTTTGTTTTGTCTGCAGGAAGTATGATGTTTGCCCAAGATGACTTGATCAACAAATTAAAGAACAATCAATCTCAAAATGCTAATTTTCAGTTCACGGCGCTAAAAGACGTTGGAGCTACCTCCGTAAAAAACCAGGGTTCATCGGGAACTTGCTGGAGTTATTCCGGAAACTCATTCCTGGAGTCTGAAATGCAGAGAATGGGTAAAAAACCTGTAGATCTTGCTGAAATTTTTACAGCGAGAAATTCTTACCACGATAAAGCTAAGTTATATGTCCTTAACAACGGTGCAATCAGCTGGGGTGACGGAGGCGAGCTGCATGATGTTGTTAATATGTACAAAAAATACGGCGCAGTACCTCAGGATGTTTATACAGGACTGAAATCGGGGCAGAGCCTTAATAATTTCAAGGAGATGCAGGGAAAACTGAAACCGGTTCTGGACAGTCTTGTTCAGGCAGGTTCAAAAGGACAGCTTACAGACAACTGGATGGATTCTGTAGATGCAATTCTTGATGAATATTTAGGAAAAGTTCCTGCTAATTTTACATATGAAGGAAAAAACTACACGCCTAAAACTTTCGCTAAAGAAGTGGTAGGAATCAATCCTGAAGATTATATCGAGATCTCATCTTACAAAGATTATCCATATTATCAGAAATTTGTAGTTCCCATCCCTGATAACTGGAGCCATGATTCTGACTGGAATGTTCCAATGAAAGATTTGACAACCATTATTGACAATGCTGTAAATAAAGGATATTCTGTAGGTTGGGCAACAGATGTTTCTGAACCTTATTTCTCATACAAAAATGGTGTGGCGTATGTTCCTGATATGGATCTGAGCCAGATCACTGCTGAAAACAAACAGACTTTGTTCACGGAGCCTAAAAAAGACAAAACCATCACGGAAGATATGCGTCAGAAAGCATTAAACAACCTTTCTACAACGGATGACCATGGTATGCACATCGTAGGATTAGCTAAAGACCAAAGTGGTAAGGAATATTATATGGTTAAAAACTCCTGGGGAGTAACCAATGATTTTGAGGGCTATTTATATGTAACAAGACCTTATGTGGAGTACAAATCAACTGCAATCCTTGTTCATAAGAATGCAGTTCCAAAAAGTATTCTAAAACAACTGAAACCTACTAAAAATATCGGTTTATAA
- a CDS encoding NADH:flavin oxidoreductase has translation MSTESLFKPFVYKNLELKNRIVMAPMTRAQSDNGVPTQNIAEYYARRAAADVGLILSEGTVINRTASKNMQNIPDFYGNEALAGWKNVINAVHQNGGKMGPQIWHVGDTRISEDYPLAPMEKASTMTLEDIQDTIAQFAASAKSAKDLGFDVLEIHGAHGYLIDQFFWEVTNTRTDEYGGKTLKERNRFAVDVIKAIRAAVGEDFTIILRLSQWKQQDYNSKLAMTPAEMEEWLLPLKEAGVDIFHCSQRRFWEPEFEGSDLNFAGWAKKITGQPTITVGSVGLKGDFMGAFAGQGTEKADLTDLIRRLDNEEFDLIAVGRALLQDPQWVQKIKNGNTEGLLDFSAESMAKLY, from the coding sequence ATGAGCACAGAATCATTATTTAAACCGTTTGTTTACAAGAATCTGGAACTTAAAAACAGAATTGTAATGGCTCCTATGACCAGAGCACAATCTGATAATGGAGTTCCTACTCAAAATATTGCCGAGTATTATGCAAGAAGAGCTGCGGCCGACGTTGGATTGATCCTTTCTGAAGGAACAGTTATCAACAGGACTGCTTCCAAAAACATGCAGAATATCCCTGATTTTTATGGAAATGAAGCATTAGCAGGCTGGAAAAACGTAATCAATGCCGTTCATCAGAATGGTGGTAAAATGGGCCCACAGATCTGGCATGTAGGAGATACAAGAATATCCGAAGATTATCCTTTAGCTCCAATGGAGAAAGCATCCACGATGACTTTAGAAGATATTCAGGATACGATTGCACAGTTTGCAGCTTCTGCAAAATCAGCTAAGGATCTGGGTTTTGACGTCCTTGAAATCCATGGAGCTCACGGTTATCTGATTGATCAGTTTTTCTGGGAAGTAACCAATACGAGAACGGATGAATATGGCGGTAAAACATTAAAAGAGAGGAACAGATTTGCAGTTGATGTCATTAAAGCAATAAGAGCTGCTGTAGGAGAGGATTTCACTATTATTCTTCGTCTTTCCCAATGGAAACAGCAGGATTATAACAGCAAATTGGCTATGACTCCAGCGGAAATGGAAGAATGGCTATTGCCGTTAAAAGAAGCCGGAGTTGATATTTTCCATTGCTCGCAACGCCGTTTCTGGGAACCTGAATTTGAAGGCTCTGACCTGAATTTTGCTGGCTGGGCCAAGAAGATTACAGGGCAGCCAACAATTACTGTAGGTTCTGTTGGTTTAAAAGGAGATTTCATGGGTGCTTTTGCAGGACAGGGAACAGAAAAGGCTGATTTAACAGATCTTATCAGAAGACTGGACAATGAGGAGTTTGATCTTATCGCAGTAGGGCGTGCACTTTTACAGGATCCTCAATGGGTACAAAAAATAAAAAACGGAAATACTGAAGGGCTGTTGGATTTTTCAGCTGAAAGTATGGCCAAACTATATTAA
- a CDS encoding helix-turn-helix domain-containing protein produces the protein MKQNELMQYSCPLGKAMSALGSKWKPIIVLVIKDRKLRFGELAVRINVISRKVLTDQLREMEADGLVIREEFKELPPRVEYSLTEKGLALLPILYQLEEWETKYHIYDPNKAKDCKTLLEEKKIKKAVV, from the coding sequence ATGAAACAAAATGAACTGATGCAATACAGCTGTCCACTGGGCAAAGCAATGTCTGCTCTGGGAAGCAAATGGAAACCAATTATCGTTCTGGTTATTAAAGACCGAAAGCTGCGTTTTGGGGAGCTTGCCGTAAGAATTAATGTCATCTCCCGAAAGGTGCTTACAGATCAGTTAAGAGAAATGGAAGCTGATGGATTGGTGATCCGTGAAGAGTTTAAGGAGCTTCCTCCAAGAGTGGAATATTCGTTGACAGAAAAGGGATTGGCGTTGTTGCCTATTTTGTATCAATTGGAAGAATGGGAGACGAAATATCATATTTATGACCCCAATAAAGCAAAGGATTGTAAAACTCTTTTGGAAGAGAAGAAAATAAAAAAGGCTGTTGTTTAA
- a CDS encoding thiamine pyrophosphate-dependent enzyme: MQTTYIETQQISFQDFKNQILEDYRLGRISREMSYLGRREVLTGKAKFGIFGDGKELPQLAMAKVFRNGDFRSGYYRDQTFALAVDALTVESFFAQLYADTSVEREPASAGRQMNGHFATRSLNDDGSWKDLTAQKNISSDISPTAGQMPRLLGLAQASKVYKSVKFDGSEKFSKEGNEIAFGTIGDASTAEGHFWETLNAACALQVPMIVSIWDDGYGISVPTKNQRAKADIAEMLSGFQRKEGENQGCEIIQVKAWDYPALLDAYARAEQFARMESVPVVVHVIEVTQPQGHSTSGSHERYKNEERLSWESQFDGLLKFREWILNYSIEIEGKEEIIASAEELNAIDDEAKKIAKAGQKNAWENYQKTISDLIQSVLPLIENLKSQNAEIEGYIAQFSKLVSKAKKDIFHLARKALLMTRGTNSAERTQLMQKYNEVFEVEKDNYSSHLYSQSQWKAENVKEIKPVYSDSSEDVDGRVVVRNNFDRIFEKYPETLVFGEDAGNIGDVNQGLEGMQEKYGDVRVADTGIREATILGQGIGMAMRGLRPIAEIQYLDYILYCLQGMSDDLATVQYRTKGGQKAPVIIRTRGHRLEGVWHSGSPMAGILNLSKGILVLVPRNLTKAAGFYNTMLQSDDPAVIVECLNGYRLKEKQPDNLGEFTVPVGKIEVTKEGKDVTLVTYGSTWRVVMDAAEELEKLGISAEVIDVQSLIPFDLTNEIAESVKRTNRLVVIDEDVEGGTSAFILQQILEKQKAFRFLDSDPLTIAANDHRPAYASDGDYFSKPSSDDMVEKIYAMFNETNPQKYPAIF; the protein is encoded by the coding sequence ATGCAGACAACCTATATTGAAACACAGCAAATTTCTTTCCAGGATTTTAAAAATCAGATACTTGAAGACTACAGGTTAGGAAGGATATCACGCGAAATGTCTTATCTTGGAAGAAGAGAAGTACTTACAGGAAAAGCTAAATTCGGAATTTTTGGGGATGGTAAAGAACTTCCTCAGCTGGCCATGGCGAAAGTTTTCAGAAATGGGGACTTCCGTTCAGGATATTACAGGGATCAGACTTTTGCATTAGCAGTAGATGCTTTAACGGTTGAAAGCTTTTTCGCACAGCTTTATGCAGATACAAGTGTTGAAAGAGAGCCGGCTTCGGCAGGAAGACAGATGAACGGGCATTTTGCAACAAGAAGTTTAAATGATGACGGAAGCTGGAAAGATCTTACAGCCCAGAAAAATATCTCTTCCGATATCTCTCCTACAGCAGGGCAGATGCCGAGACTATTAGGATTGGCTCAGGCTTCTAAAGTGTATAAAAGTGTAAAATTTGACGGGTCTGAAAAATTCTCTAAAGAAGGTAATGAAATTGCTTTCGGAACGATTGGTGATGCATCTACAGCAGAAGGACATTTCTGGGAAACTCTGAATGCAGCCTGTGCACTTCAGGTTCCTATGATTGTTTCTATCTGGGATGATGGTTACGGAATTTCGGTTCCTACGAAAAATCAGAGAGCAAAAGCTGATATTGCTGAAATGCTAAGCGGTTTCCAAAGAAAAGAAGGTGAGAACCAGGGATGTGAGATCATCCAGGTGAAAGCTTGGGATTATCCTGCATTATTGGATGCTTACGCAAGAGCAGAGCAGTTTGCAAGAATGGAAAGTGTTCCTGTAGTGGTTCATGTGATTGAAGTTACACAACCTCAAGGTCACTCTACTTCAGGATCTCACGAAAGATATAAAAATGAAGAGCGCCTTTCCTGGGAATCTCAGTTTGATGGTTTACTGAAATTCAGAGAATGGATTTTGAACTATTCAATTGAAATTGAAGGGAAAGAAGAAATTATTGCTTCAGCTGAAGAATTGAATGCGATAGATGACGAAGCTAAAAAAATAGCAAAAGCCGGGCAGAAAAACGCTTGGGAAAACTATCAGAAAACCATTTCGGATCTTATTCAGTCTGTTTTACCATTGATTGAAAACCTTAAAAGTCAGAATGCTGAGATCGAAGGCTATATTGCTCAGTTCAGTAAATTGGTTTCTAAGGCTAAAAAAGATATTTTCCATTTAGCAAGAAAAGCTTTATTGATGACAAGAGGAACAAATTCTGCAGAGAGAACCCAATTGATGCAGAAGTACAATGAAGTTTTTGAAGTAGAAAAAGATAACTATTCTTCCCATTTATATTCACAGTCTCAGTGGAAAGCTGAAAATGTGAAAGAGATTAAGCCTGTCTATTCTGACAGTTCTGAAGATGTGGACGGAAGAGTAGTGGTTAGAAATAATTTCGACAGAATTTTCGAGAAATATCCTGAAACTTTAGTATTTGGTGAAGATGCCGGAAATATAGGTGACGTGAACCAGGGACTTGAAGGGATGCAGGAAAAATACGGTGATGTCCGTGTGGCAGATACCGGAATCCGTGAGGCTACCATTCTCGGTCAGGGTATCGGGATGGCAATGAGAGGTTTGAGACCTATTGCTGAGATCCAGTATTTAGATTATATTTTATACTGTCTTCAAGGAATGAGTGATGATTTGGCGACGGTTCAGTACAGAACAAAAGGAGGTCAGAAAGCTCCGGTAATCATCAGAACGAGAGGCCACAGACTGGAAGGTGTTTGGCATTCAGGTTCTCCAATGGCAGGAATTCTAAACCTTTCCAAGGGAATTCTGGTTTTGGTACCAAGAAACTTAACAAAAGCAGCCGGATTTTATAATACCATGCTTCAAAGTGACGATCCAGCAGTGATCGTTGAATGTTTGAACGGATACCGATTAAAAGAAAAACAGCCTGATAACTTAGGTGAATTCACTGTGCCTGTAGGAAAAATTGAAGTAACTAAAGAAGGAAAAGATGTTACTTTGGTCACTTACGGTTCTACCTGGAGAGTAGTGATGGATGCAGCAGAAGAATTGGAAAAATTAGGAATCTCTGCGGAGGTTATTGATGTTCAGTCATTAATTCCTTTCGATTTAACGAATGAAATTGCTGAAAGCGTGAAGAGAACCAACAGATTAGTCGTAATCGATGAAGATGTGGAAGGTGGAACTTCAGCGTTTATCCTTCAGCAGATCTTAGAAAAACAAAAAGCATTCAGATTCCTGGATTCAGATCCGTTGACTATCGCGGCCAATGATCATAGACCTGCGTATGCAAGTGACGGAGATTACTTCAGTAAGCCATCTTCAGATGATATGGTTGAAAAGATTTACGCCATGTTTAATGAAACCAATCCACAGAAATATCCTGCGATATTTTAA